CCATTTCCAGCGTGCCGCCCTGATTGCCTTTCAAGGCCAGCAGGTAATTCCCTTTCATAGAGACAATCTTATCTGCTATTGCTTTCTGGCATCCCATGGCGTCTATTGTTATAGTGCAGTTTTTGATATCAAGCATATCCAGAAGGGTCGGAATTGCTGTAATTTCGTTTGACTTAGCTTCCGTTGCTGTTTGGGCTAAAACAATTCCATTATCTGAGGACCACGCACTTACCATATGCAGGCAATCGCGGTGCTCTGTGTTTTTGAAGGACCTTCTGGATGTCTTGCCGTCGATGGCAATGACGCCTTTTAAACGTTCGGACAATGACCTGGCCCAGTTCGCAAAACACTCCGAAAACTGCTTCGGGTCCAAGGCTGACATTACCCTGTTCATTGTGTCGTGGGAAGGGATTCCATTTGGTAAATCAAGAAACGATTCAAAGAAATCCTGTTTGCACTTTGCAAAAAGTTCAATGTCGTTAAAGCCTTCCGCACCGCAGATGACCCCGCACAGCACAATAGTAAGAATGTCGGTCAGGTTGTGCCTGATGTGGTTCTCCGCACGATTGTCAGTGAGAATAGCGAAATGTTGGCTGATGCTTGTTTGCATGTTCATTAAAACACTCCATAAATTATTTATTGTAGTTTAGCATATTAATGATTTATTTGATTAGGGATAATACATTTTCATATGATACGTTTCGGTTTATGGTTGCTGGTGATATCGTTTTTTTGTACAAAGTTTTTGACCTTTATTGATGCGTTTGCCCTGCAAAAATACTAGCTATAATTGACATAAATAACTTTTATAGCTAAAA
The window above is part of the Cloacibacillus evryensis DSM 19522 genome. Proteins encoded here:
- a CDS encoding ISAs1 family transposase, with the translated sequence MNMQTSISQHFAILTDNRAENHIRHNLTDILTIVLCGVICGAEGFNDIELFAKCKQDFFESFLDLPNGIPSHDTMNRVMSALDPKQFSECFANWARSLSERLKGVIAIDGKTSRRSFKNTEHRDCLHMVSAWSSDNGIVLAQTATEAKSNEITAIPTLLDMLDIKNCTITIDAMGCQKAIADKIVSMKGNYLLALKGNQGGTLEMAEHLFKCEEKTDYAGVTHTSYATIEKSHGRIEKRNVAAIENNEKIDIAEFDKWKGLKSIIMVESTRESGTQSSVERRYYISSLPADAAEIGRSVRSHWGIENSLHWVLDVIFNEDAMRNRQKNSAANMAIIRHCAINLLKQDKSGKTSLRGKRLKAGWDNDYMIKLISEC